The genomic DNA ATAAGGATTTTCAATGTGTACCTTTGATTGTTGAAGAAGAACCTTTTTTCCGTCGACTAATAAACTTCCGGCGCCGATTACCCTTTTCCTTTGTCGTCGCCGTAGAGTataaaaagagagagagagagaggatgtTGATTATAATGTCGTCGTAGATTTTAAAAAGAGAGAGATAGAGGATGTTTGATTATAATGGGGGATTATATGATATTATACCAATAACTAAATAATAGAAAATCACGGGATTTTATATTCAATTAGGCAAATATCTTGCAACTGTATATTAAATGAGTAAATAATCTAATTACAAATTTACCCTTTTGCTTTTAATAAAAGAATAAAAAGTAACctattaattacaattatgccactaACTAAAATTATCAAGATCATATTAATCAACGGTCTAGAtaagttcacgcagttcacgtcTGGGatgttgttcacgctggaacctcACCCTATCCCTTCTATTATAACCTTAATTTACCTTAAATAACAAAACTATCTACAAAATATACATTTACTATATTAACAAAATTCATTCACAATTTTTAGAAAATAATTAATGTAGCCAAAATTAAtggaatttgaaatttgaatgttaacaatattttttttgaatGTTAACAAACATTGACCGCAATTATTTAAATGTTAACAAATTTATgattgcatttaaggtttaaaagaaaaaaagattGGAAGGAAACATATTAGTAATTTAAGAAACTCGAATTTGATTGAGAGAATAGATGATACGGGATTGAATAGCAGAGGAGAGAAAAAGTCTTGAACGCCCCTCTTTTCGTAACCGCTCAAATTTAGTCAATACCTCACAATACATTGCCACATGACAAATAGATGTTTAAGAGAAAGTCATGTAGCCtaaaatggttttgatttattataatttataGACTTACATAGATAATTAATGTGTaatcttcctttttaatagctaactacgttagatttgtaacttatttacaacatatatattttaaagagtaaattacaagttttgtcctttatgtatgtacCAAATTGCAGGCAGTGTTATTTGACTTCAAAATTGACTGGTTTTGttcttaacgtttcaaaatcatgTACGTTATGTTCTTTAGGGCagacccagttagatttttttttgttaaagttggtcatgtgccttgcacatgagggcattcttGTCATTTCACCTTCCCAGGTGCTATTTTGTAAAGAATTATTATTCAAGGACTTATTGTATAaaagtgaaaaataaaaataaatataaactctttctctctctctctctctctctctcttttataTATATCTCTCTCTAATctaaacccaccaccaccactgtctcTCTTAACCCACCACCTCCCGCCACATCCCACCACCACCCCACAACCTTCACCGCCACCACCCAAATCAACACAAACAAAGTTATCACAAAAACTAAAATAAAGGAGGATTGTTCTAGGCGAAAGGTGAACTCCGGCGAAATTTGAACATATACAATAAAAAAAAGAATGGGATAATAAAACGTTTTTAGACATATTTTGAATGTACTTGTACATCTAGGCAGTTCGTTCCCCATGGGTATCAATTTCAGTATCAATGTTTTGTTTTACCTATTTCAATATCATTTAAATGGTAATTTTTGTGATTCCCCCAGGAGATTTCTTTAAAGATGAAAGACTATATGGTTGATGAGCACAAGATCGATTAGATTCTGGAAGGTGAACTTCGGCAAAACTAAAATAAAGGAGCAATTCTCTGCTTGGCCAGTTCCGAGTATCGAGGAGAAAGGTGAACTCCGTCGAAATTCACCCACCCCAATCAACCACCCACCATCGTACACCCACCACCGCCAAACCCACCATCAGCATCCCACCCACCACCATACACCTCCATCACCGCTAAACCTAATATCTTTTTACTGCAATTTGATCCTGTTTAGGTAATTAGGGTTTAGAAATTGATGATCATTTAACTGTATTTTTGCACCTTCTGTATCACTAACCACACCTTAATTAGGGTtgatttttttgtttcttttcataTCAGATTACATGGgttttgtagagagagagagagagagagagagggatgcAGTGTTAGAGAGAGAAAAAGAGTGAAGGAATGAAATTTAGAAATTGTATTTTATAtctttacttttttatttttacacaATTAGTCCCTTGTTATAAGTCATTTACTCAATAGTCCCTAGGGAGGCAAAATGACAAAAGTGctctcatgtgcaaggcacatgaccaactttaacaaaaaatctaactgggtttggcataaaggacataacgtgcaggattttgaaacgttaaggacaaaaccaGTAAATTTTGAAGTCAAAGGACACCGCATGCAATTTGgtacatacataaaggacaaaacttgtaatttactctattttaaaaaataatttaaagtgtatgaTAAATTACGAGGTAGAcatgataaattacgagttgtgtaaaaTAAATTTCAATACGTATAGGATAAATcttgaaatgtgtaggataacttttgatgtgtgttggCAAACAATTTAATGTGAAGGATGCtagtttttataattaattaactaGTCAAAAATAATAAATGTGATTAAAGAAAAAAAGACTATCTACACTTTATTAAGTTGAAATTTAACCTAATGATAAtcttactttttttttaaatacatttttttaGTTTTCGTTTTCAATAACCCCAACCCTTAAAGTATCACCAATAGgtgattttttatgtttttacatGTCTATGTGGCATATATAGATGTTTTTGCTAATGTGTGGCGTGTATTTGATACCCATTTTTTTGTGATGTTTTtctacaaaaacaataaaaaatgaacAAAGGTGAGACCATTGGCAATAGAGTGAGGTTGGGTATgaacttaaaaaaaaattggtgatGATGTGGTAATATTTTCAagtgtttttaggtttttttttattggGTGGGTGAATCTACAAAAACCCACTTAGCAGCTTTACGGATCGTTATAGCAGTTACAGAGATGTATGGGGTGCACATCATCTTCACCTGCTCAGTCGATGTCAAAGCTACAAAACAACATGAATAATTGGTTAGAAGGGATTAAAGACCAGAGTCTCTAAACCACTGTCACACCTTGATTTCCCGGTGGGCCCGGACTTAGGGTTTATGCGTGACAATTGATAACAGATATTCACATATAGCACAACGAAAGTCTTGggattataaaataatattacgAAGTACAATCGTccaaaagttcaaaataaatataCAGACCAGAAGTACTAAAAAGATCCACATGCGGATTAGAATAACAAAATGAATATTTATAGTACTAGGCCTTGAGTGGAGTCGCAAATTCCAATATGCAAAAAACGAGCAGCTCCAGACTATTCCGTATTTGCTATTAAACCTGCACTTAGACTTTTAAAAATatgtcagttttcactggtaaatacgatTAACCAACacattttgaaaatcttttcaaaatcattttataCCATTTGGTATATCATTTTATAAATAACTTAGGACAAAGTGATATCTCTTGTTACCaattttacatgcttgtcaatacGTATGGGGCCCAGAACTAAACTCCgatacatgattaaccgacacgccACATTttcaataaaaatataatataacattAGCATCTGtaaggtgtatgcctacacccgcgCTTAGATCGTAGTCACTTGCAATTAAGTGAGCCGAGGATATtaaggacacggtcgcattaacccccaatgtttaagttatcaagcaaAACGGATTAAAACGGTTACTTAAATTTTAAGCATCATTCACCCTTGATTTATACCCGACCAAGCAGCTAATgtcgtatcccaagcccgtataagaaAAATAGGCGAAAAGTATTTACTTGTAGTTTTCCTTACAAATAAAGGATGATAACACACAACGATCAAAACAACCTAAACACAGAGACAATTTACTGGAGGCTCCTAGTCTGGAATGGACGGAACTATGATCCGttagaatgttaacgggtctTATTTTAAGTCATAGGACTTGGATCGGTTACCTTAAATAAAAGATGCGGTTCgttagattaagcggagaccagATAGAATGTGGTTTAAGCCCTTACGAGTACAATGACTCATATAATACGGGTTAAATAACCAAACATTCTGATTATAATTGAATTGGAAAGGTTTTGACCCGATGCGACTAACTTATATAAACTATGCTATATAAGTTAACCGTACGCGCATAAGCGGCATCGGGTAATCGAATGGGTTTATGGTAAGTCCAATAGGCCAAACATGTTTATTGTAATGTTAAGTTTCAAACTCCGATTACATGTTCATTATGTTTCAAAATTATTCTGTgcgcaaaaagggcgttttaggcattaTTTAGTCATAATATAAGGACTTTGCATAAAACCCGACAAATGATATGATCAGAAGATATAACCTTTAGAAGTTATTCCCTACAATAATGTGATCATATTACAACTTCAACTCAGTATCTAAACTATCCTAAATGGGTCAGAATCGAAaatcaaagcagaagtcaaactgtttgactttcggttgcgaaccgagctcTAAGTAGGAAATGACGAGTTGGACATGATCTAACATGTCTTAATATGTCGTATAAACTGTTATAATGTCAAAAATTAAGGTAACGATACTTAGAAGTTCATTTAACGTTAATTACGAAAATATGCGTTTTTgacttttatttaataaaactttgacccgtcatttgacCAACTTAACGTGATTTTCAGAAGGTGCCCTCATAGGAGATTAACACCTACATTATCACGATCACTTAGCCATATTTGATTCGAACACTAGCTTGACCGAAATGGTCATAccgaaagtcaaagaaaaagtcaatttgCTCGACTTTCGGCTAAGAGCTAGCCTATAAATGAAACAAGACTGAAggagaacacttacaagtgttcaaAGGAAGATTAGACTTCAGGTGGGAGGTCTCTTATGAGTAGAAGCAACTCCAAGAAGATATAGAGAAAGAAATTGTGAAGGTGCAAGTTGGAAAATGCAAAAATGGGCTTTATTTATAGTTGATCAAGACTCACATGATGATACCAAGTGTTCACAAGGTTTCCCTGGAATTGATTAGTGGCCTCTTAGGTGTAGCCAGCTGCAGTCTACTGTCTGAAGttcccttacggaccataagggtaatgacttacggtccgtaaggagctTTAGTGCCCACGGAAATTTAAATGCCTTACGGACTGTAAGGCAtatgccttgcggtccgtaagggacctttAGAGGCCAAAATTTTGGCATTTTGACACATTTGACCCCTCCATTATCCATCTTCCGTATAATGTACAACTTTGGACCCTCTCGTCCAACATACCGGGAATATTTGAGAGTTAAATAGACACGTGTTGTCATCTTATTCGTCATGAATTTTCTAGATGTTACATCCTcgcccccttaaaagaaatcccgtcctcgagatttattcaAATAGATAGGGGTACTTTTGTCTCATATTTGCTTCAACCTCCCATGTATATTATGGGCCACGGCgggaatcccacttgactttcaCGATGGGGACAAATTTATTTCGGAGCTTTTTAACCTATCGATCATCGATTGAAATCGGTTTCTCAGTGAACCTCATGTTTTCATCAATCTGCACATCATGGTGCGGCATTGCTAGCGAcacatcagctagacatttctttaaattTGAGATGTGGAACACATCATGGATTCCACTTAGTTCCTCGGTTAGCTTAAATTTATAAGCTACGGAACCAACACATTCGGTTATTTCAAATGGTTCAATATATTTGGGGCTTAACTTGcccttctttccaaatctcatgaCACCTTTTACAAGGTGACACTTTTAGTAATACTTTGTCCCTTATTTGGAACTCAAGAGGTTTCCACCTCTAATCTGCATAGTTGTTCTGCCTATCACGACAGCTTTGAGTCTATCATGGATCTGTATAATCTTGTATGTGGTCTCAAGAACTATCTCAGGTCCTGACAGTTGGTTTTCTCCAACTTCAGCCtaacaaatgggcgttctgcattttCTCCCATACAAGGCTTCAAATGGAGTGCCCTTGATACATGTATGGCAATTATTGTTGTAGAataattcaatcagtggtagatggtcatcccaactaccacctataTCAATAAtgcatgctctcagcatgtcttctaatgtatgaattgtacgctcactctgaccatcaatatgtggatggtaagccgtactaaaattcaatcgCGTGCCTAAACTTTGTTGGAAACTTCTCCAAAAATGGGATGTATACCTATCATCTCTATCGGATACTACAAAAATTGGCACTCCGTGAAGGGACACAATATTGTCCACATATAATTGGGCCAATTTGTCAGAACTAAAAGTTTCTTTAATTGGCAGAaaatgggctgacttagtcagtctgtcgactATCACCCAAATCGTGTCATTGCCACATTGGTCTAAGGTAAATTGATAATCAAGTCCGTTGTCACCATCTCCCATTTCCAAGTAGGAATTTTGAGTTGTTGTAACAGTCCTGACAGTTTCTGATGTTCAACTTTAACTTGCGAACACGTCAGACATTTAACTATATAGGTGGCTATGGATTTCTTCATACCCATCCACCAATAATCTTTttttcagatcctggtacatttttaTCTCCTCTAGGATGTACCGAATATTTGGAATTATGTGATTCCCGGAGAATCAGATCTCTGAGTCCTCCAAGGATAGAAACCCATATTCGATTATTGAATCTCAGGATTTCGTCATTTCCAGGTGTTAACTAATAAATAGTTCCATCTAATCCTTCATTAGAAGCATTTGCTTCTGATAAGGCCTGCTTTTGAATTTCATGCAGTTGCTCATTCAAACTAGTTCTAAGTTCAATCCTTTTAGTATGAACCCTGATTGGTTTGATTttttccttacgacttaaggcatcagcaacaacatttgccttgccagtATGACAACGAATctcacattcgtaatcattcaatgctttcatccaacggcgttgccgcATGTCTAAATCCTTTTGATTAACTATATGTTGGGGGCTTTTATGATCGGTGTATAttacacactttgtaccgtatagataatgtctccataactttagtgcgaatacaatgACACCCAATTTTCTAGATCATGgatggtgtaattcttttcatgcaccttatGTTGTGTTATATTATATGtgtaaagatcaaatacaaatgggTTATAACATACAAAATATCCTTAACATTagaagtgaaggtagcttttttttaaaaaaaaattgttcatCAATCTAAGTATGATATTTAATTGTAAAATGTAAGAAAATCATGATTATATattagtagagtaattatgtaatttttGCATAGTAATTATAAAATCACAAATTTTTTTCTTTAGATCTTAGGACTAAAATACGTGCTTAATAAGATAggaaagaaattaaaaaaaattctcTCATTCACTTCTCACATTCAATCAATCGGTATGTTAAGAATCATTTGTACAATAATCTTACTCTATATTATGTTATGGTATGTCATATTATATTATACCATAGATTATATTCTTTGTTTAGTTTATTTAACATGACATCACATGATATAACATAACATAATATAATCTAATATTACCTAAACTAAACGAAGAATATAATATATAGTATAACATGAAATAACATAATATAACACAATGTAAGATTTATATAACATAATATTAACTAATGAAAACAAATAATCGTAATGAAAAATTGTTGGTACGAATAtaataaaagagaaaaaaaatacgTGTGTATATTATATTTGAGATAATATGCATgagttttatatttatatatctCTTTTTAAAAAAAgtaatataaaaattattaaaaaaactaaACATTGTCCTTACAACAATGTTTTTCTCATAATAGCCGTTTGGCATTGTATGTATATTAATTTTAgaaaatataattattaaatatttttacgtagcatattttataatattatttttttacaaatataTTGAGTTCTTAgatttttagagttaattacgtAGATGTTCTTGCGGGTTATTGCATGTAAAACTTTTGAGTACtgatataaaattatataaatgtATTTTAGTTGTTTTATAataatttaacataaaaattaacGACAGTTAATCTTAATACttacaaaatcaaaaccatagaacttaaacctgttaaaaaataaGTTAGTAATCAAAGATGTTACTTTCaataaaccacatggactatctgTGTAAATATGTCTTAGATTAATAAATAATTCTAGTACTAAATTAGCGTCCCTCTGATTGGTCAATTCAAACTCACCCGGATCACCATGCCATCACGATCATCCGTTGATCAAAATCAATCCAACGGCCACAATCCCTACCCACCAAACCAAACAAgtcactatataaacccaacacCCACTTCTCTCCTTCACCATCATTCAAAAATAACTTACAAACTCCAGCAGTTTCTCCTTTCCATCTGTGTATTTTCATCTTCCAGAGTTTCAATGGAGGCTAAAAAGGGTGCCGGTGGTAGAAAGGCTGGTGGTCCTAAGAAGAAACCGGTTTCCCGGTCTGTGAAAGCCGGTCTCCAGTTCCCTGTTGGCAGGCTCGGTCGTTACCTCAAAAAAGGCCGCTATGCACAGCGTGTAGGCACCGGTGCTCCGGTCTACCTTGCCGCCGTTCTCGAGTACCTTGCTGCTGaagtaaaaacaattttttttttaatattttagatATGATAAGGGAACATAtttataataattattttttgAAATTGAAATAGGTTTTGGAGTTGGCGGGAAATGCAGCAAGGGACAACAAGAAGAACAGGATTATTCCGAGACATGTTTTGTTGGCGGTGAGGAATGATGAAGAGCTTGGAAAGCTTCTAGCGGGTGTGACGATTGCTCATGGTGGTGTTCTTCCCAATATTAACCCGGTTCTTTTGCCAAAGAAGGCTGCTGCAAAGGAGGCTACAAAATCTCCAGCAAAAGTGACTAAATCACCAAAGAAAGCCTAGTGTTTGCGTGTTTTAGGATTTTGTGTAATTAGGAAACACAATTTGATCGATGATTTTAGGGGAATTTTTATTGTTGGCTATAGGTTTGTTAAGAACATCTTGTTTGAAATGAAATGACAGCCAAGCACATTTATCTCTATCCAAACACTTTTAATTTAACTATGCTCAGAGATATTTTACTCATCAAAGTTGAACATGCAAATTCCCTAGCAAAATCTTCATCAATTTATTATCCAAACATTCAAGAAACCATTTCAACATGATGTTTCTGTATAACCTTTAAAACAAAATCCCATACAAAGCCATGAGAAGTGTTAATACGCTTAATTCAAGTACCCAATTCAAATTGAAAATATTAAAAACTAGTCACGTGGTGTAATTTGTTTATCTTTTATTTGCTGTTCAAATTGAGTGGTACTTTTGCAATATAAATGCTGTTTGTTTGTTTACTAAATGATTATCTATGTTTTCATTGTATTCAAGACTATGTTGTGTAGAAAACTTATTCCGCGACAacatacatgtataaatactagTTCAAATTAAAATACGAACTGAATAAGAATTGGCTATTTAAGTATTTAGCATTAGATCCAGTGTGAAGATttcaaatgagaaaaattctttgtaacaagaaaatttcaacCGATAAGAATATTCTATTTTGCTTCATTTAATATATTTGTATTTAGACCATACGGTGTGGGGTGTCGAGGCCTCAACCACGGCATTGCCCCACCCCGTTGTTGGCGCTTAGGCTGGTGTGGTGGGAAGGGTAGCATGTTTTCCACTGGCGTGGAGGTTGGGTGATGTGTGATGTGGATGCTTCTCATTGGGTAGGTGAAGCTACAAAAACCTACCGAACGGCTTTACGGATCGTAATAGCAGTTACAAAGATGTATGGACCGCATTTCATCTTCTCTAGTTGACGTTGAAGCTACAAAACAAAATGAACAACTGGTTAGAAGAGGTCAGAGACTAACGTCTTTGAACCACCGTCCGACGCTCACGTTAGTATATCGTTTATCATAATTAGCATGAATGAAAGTATAGTTGTATGAGAGTAATAAGGAAGATGGAGATATTATATATATgggtttgagagagagagagagagagagccctCAATAGGGGAGTTAACACTTCTATTACAAAAAATTTGAAGGGCTAATTTCCTTATTAGACCAGATGTATTGGGCTTAAATTCGTTAGGTCGGGCCAAGTTGGAAGTTACATCTTCAATGGGTTTTGGTGTTTTTGAAGAATAAATGTTCTTCTGATGTGGCAGGTGGGGGTGACGTGACacgtttttatgtgtttttagatttttttttattttttattattatggATGGTCTTAATGAAAATCATAAATCTCCCAAAAAAGCTTGGATTGGCAAAAATGGAGTTTTTAAGTAGTGTTAGTGGAAAAAATATTTATCAAAATGGTGTTATTTAGAAACTATTTACTAAAATGGTGTTATTTGATTAattttatatttacttttatataattaaaaaaaaggcTTTTTTTGTAAACCTTCTCCCCAACCTTTCTTTGAAGCTGATTATTCTTAATCAACCAAACAAGTATTTCATAATATTTAAGCTATCAACGGAAACGAATAACGATCGACCCAACCAATCAATGGAATAGAAAGGCTGAGGATTTGAGaagttttaattttctttttatgtggaACAAAAGGATTTCATAGTTTCAATGTTCaactttgtttgttattttatAAGTTTTAATATGGAACCGAGACTTCGAAAAGTAGAATTACATAGTTGTAATGTTGACATTGTTTGTGATTTATAGTTTTTCAATATGAAATAGCAAGATCGAACATTTCATAGTTTTAAAGTTTACTTTGTTTGTAACTTGAATAGAGAAAAAAGACATTGGTTGAGGGTTGAATCTTTGATACGTTTTTCTTTTAATTTGTATTTGATACTATCATCGGTAATGATTCTTTACTTGacattttatttttgtttgtgtttgatgtaAAGATTGGTAGCTGGTCAAGTATTGATGTTAGTTTGATTAGCTTTAGTACGCTTCTTATTTAAGTGTTTAATTTTATTTGTGATGATTATGATAGTATTCAAAATGGGTTGATACAAAAAAGATGAAAAAGATTACAATGAGTTGATAGAATAAAAAGGCAAGAGTATAGAAATattgaaaaaaacataaaaacgtataataaaagaataaaaaaataccTATTAAATTTATCGGTTAAAAAAAACAAGAATTGATTAAATGAAAAAAAGAAAAGTATATCTTGGTTATATAATAAAAAGTAAATACAAAATTAATGAAAAACTCTATTTTAGTATATAGTTTTCAAAAAACATTATTTtagtaaataatatttttttgagttaattacacaaatgagtcctgtggtttatagctagtttcgcttttaggtactaacttttttttgtaacaggtttaggttttatggtttcaattttgtaacatttttggGTATTAACACcaaaaaatgactaaaatacctctgcatttttttaagtttatcaacgtaacacatttgggtactaacatctaattttatttaagtttaaatcaattttataaaatctatttttttttattttcatctttttcttatatctcttaattaacataaaatctatttatttttttattttcatatttttattaaatttcttatttaatataaaatctactagttacaccagtattttttttaaatagattttttaaataaaatctagtagctatatagttttatgtaaattaaatttcttacccGTTTTAATGCAATGACATACCAAGGTTTCGTGCGATGATGTCGAATTAGTATTTGGTATCGAATAAGATTTCAATGATATGGAATTATTTCACAATTATGGTTGGGTATGTCGCTACATcgaattatatatattattatttcacaactacttttaacataaaaaattaaaatccaTCATACACCGCACTGCACATACAAAATTCCGACATTcagataaattaaaaaaaaaccgaTAAATTAATATCAAGGCAATATGCCAAAAAATAATTATAAGGTCTCTTTGACTTTATTTACGAATAAAGTGGTAGTAATATGATAAAGTTATTTAGAATCAATGGATTCGCCCTAATTGATccaaaaatattaatatatataattcgATGTAGCAACATACCCAACCATAATTGATCCAAAATCAAACGTTACCTGGTTCGATACCATATACTAATTCGATGCATTGAAAAAAGAGATACCATATAATAAAAACCATTGCATATACTAAAAATCGATACCATAGACTAAAAATCGttgaattaaaaaaatcaaaaatgtaaatttgCATAATAATTGAAATAGAATTCGATATCATTGAAATCGAATTCGATATCATTGAAATCTTATTCCATACCAAATACTAATTCGACATCATCGCACGTAACCTTGGTACGTCATTGCAttaaaacgagtaagaaatttaatttacataaaactatatagctagtagattttatttaaaaaaaatactggtgtaactcgtagattttatgttaaataagaaacttaataaaaatatgaaaataaaaaaaataaacagatgttaattaagagatataataaaaagatgaaaataaaaaaaaataaatagattttgtaaaattgatttaaacttaaataaaattaggtgttagtacccaaatgtgttacattgataaacttaaaaaaaatgcaggagtattttagtcattttttgGTGTtaatacccaaaggtgttacaaaattgaaacaatagaacctaaacctgttacaAAAAAAGTTAGTATCTAAAGGCGAAACTAGCTATAAACCACAGGACTCATTTATGTAATTAACTATATTTTTTAGGGGGTTGCTAAATGCACtcccatttttttttattttactggTTGCACTCTCCCCCtaaagtttgtaaataaatacaatcaacccttatattttctattttttaaataacaagcattattattttttttcggtttttctTTTAGGAAGTGCTTTCGATGttattaaatttttttaaataacgttTTTACTAACTAAAAAAGCATTATTTTTTTTCAGTTTTGTTTTAGAAAGTGCTTTCGATGAATAAAGTTGACTGGGAGTTGGGATTGAAGATGAATATTACTTTTTTTTCACAaaacctttttcttgttttcgttTTTTTCgtgtttgtttatttaattagtcGAACAAAATATCTTGTTCGTTcatttaaacgaacgaacataaacgaacttcctttttaaacggttcacgaactgttcgctgaacgttcggtttaTTTACAACCCTAGTTTTGAGTACATTCTCGAacagacacaaaaaaaaaacaaagaaacagcTATCTCTTTAAAGTAAattatacaaacaatattttatttACATGTTTTTGTTGTTTATCCGAAAGGATTAAAATGTCTATTTTATTCATCATAACATGCAACAAATATTAAAAATCGATGTGTGCTGCCAGTATGTGTGAAATCATAATACATAAACAAAAATGAGTATTAATAACATATATTATAAGAATATACTAACGTAAATAAATATAGAGGATTTTTAATTATACTGTTTTTTTAAAAGGATTTTTGCAAAGGTGAAATTTGACAACTTTTAAACTAATATTTTTGGAAAGGAGGTATGACTAGTAAAAGTGGAGGTATATTTAGGCAACCCTTATTTTTTACCAACACTAGTTTAGAAAA from Helianthus annuus cultivar XRQ/B chromosome 7, HanXRQr2.0-SUNRISE, whole genome shotgun sequence includes the following:
- the LOC110868405 gene encoding histone H2A produces the protein MEAKKGAGGRKAGGPKKKPVSRSVKAGLQFPVGRLGRYLKKGRYAQRVGTGAPVYLAAVLEYLAAEVLELAGNAARDNKKNRIIPRHVLLAVRNDEELGKLLAGVTIAHGGVLPNINPVLLPKKAAAKEATKSPAKVTKSPKKA